In Sodalis ligni, a single genomic region encodes these proteins:
- a CDS encoding U32 family peptidase — MKYALGPVLYYWSKADIEAFYAAASAGSADVIYLGETVCSKRRALKTGDWLELAAAVAQSGKQVVLSTLALIQAPSELTEIKRYLDNGDFLLEANDIGVVQMAAEKGLPFAAGPALNCYNAYTLRILHRQGMVRWCMPVELSRDWLQNILLQCEELGFRRQFEVELFSYGHLPLAYSARCFTARSENRPKDECQTCCIQYPQGRRVLSQEQQQVFVLNGIQTQSGYCYNLINELPSMGNLVDVVRLSPQGMDTLAMLERFRANEQGQRPLPLSQHADCNGYWRRVAGLTLVE; from the coding sequence ATGAAATATGCATTAGGACCGGTACTCTATTACTGGTCTAAAGCCGATATCGAGGCGTTTTACGCCGCCGCCAGCGCCGGCAGCGCCGACGTTATCTATCTGGGAGAAACCGTCTGCAGCAAACGCCGCGCGCTTAAAACCGGCGATTGGCTGGAATTGGCGGCCGCCGTGGCGCAGTCGGGCAAGCAGGTGGTTCTTTCCACTCTGGCGCTGATTCAGGCGCCATCCGAGCTGACGGAAATAAAGCGTTATCTCGACAACGGTGATTTTTTGCTGGAAGCGAACGATATCGGCGTGGTCCAAATGGCGGCGGAAAAAGGTTTGCCTTTTGCGGCGGGTCCGGCCCTGAACTGTTACAACGCCTATACGCTGCGTATTTTGCATCGGCAAGGCATGGTGCGCTGGTGTATGCCGGTAGAGCTGTCGCGGGACTGGCTGCAAAATATTCTACTGCAGTGCGAGGAATTGGGATTTCGCCGGCAATTCGAAGTGGAGCTGTTCAGCTACGGCCATTTGCCCCTGGCCTATTCCGCCCGCTGTTTCACCGCCCGCTCGGAAAACCGGCCGAAAGATGAATGCCAGACCTGCTGTATCCAATATCCCCAAGGCCGGCGGGTCTTGTCCCAGGAGCAGCAGCAGGTCTTCGTGCTGAACGGCATACAGACCCAAAGCGGTTATTGCTATAACCTGATCAATGAGCTGCCCTCCATGGGGAATTTGGTGGACGTTGTGCGCCTGTCCCCGCAGGGCATGGATACCCTGGCGATGCTGGAGCGCTTTCGTGCCAATGAGCAGGGACAGCGGCCGTTGCCCCTAAGTCAACATGCCGATTGCAATGGCTATTGGCGCCGGGTCGCCGGATTGACATTGGTGGAGTGA
- a CDS encoding luciferase-like monooxygenase, translating to MAQQPVPFSLLDLSPVPQGATPRQAFESSLDLARHAETWGYNRYWLAEHHNMTGIASAATSVLLGYIAGGTQTLRLGSGGVMLPNHSPLVIAEQFGTLATLYPGRIDLGLGRAPGTDQRTMVALRRHLAGDTDNFPRDVQELLMYFDDVQPGAPVQAVPGQGLHVPIWLLGSSLYSAQLAAALGLPFAFASHFAPDMLWQALDIYREQFKPSASLEKPYAMVCINVIAADSDRNARYLFTSMQQQFTNLRRGRPGPLPAPVEDIEALWSAGEQYGVEQALRMSVVGGREKVRAGLQAILTETGADELMINGQIFDHQARLRSFEIAMSVRSELTV from the coding sequence ATGGCACAACAACCCGTTCCGTTTTCTCTTCTCGATCTCTCTCCGGTGCCGCAGGGCGCGACGCCCCGCCAGGCATTCGAATCGTCCCTGGATCTGGCCCGTCATGCCGAAACCTGGGGTTATAACCGCTATTGGCTGGCGGAGCATCACAATATGACCGGTATCGCCAGCGCCGCCACCTCGGTCCTGCTGGGTTATATCGCCGGCGGTACCCAGACCCTGCGTCTGGGATCCGGCGGCGTCATGCTGCCGAACCACTCCCCGCTGGTGATAGCTGAACAGTTCGGTACCCTGGCGACGCTCTATCCGGGCCGGATTGATTTAGGCCTCGGCCGGGCCCCCGGCACCGATCAACGGACCATGGTGGCGCTGCGCCGCCATCTCGCCGGCGATACCGACAATTTCCCCCGCGACGTGCAGGAGCTGTTGATGTATTTCGACGACGTGCAGCCAGGGGCGCCGGTCCAGGCGGTGCCGGGCCAGGGTCTGCATGTGCCCATATGGCTGCTGGGCTCCAGTCTGTATAGCGCCCAGCTGGCCGCGGCCCTGGGTCTGCCGTTCGCCTTCGCCTCCCATTTCGCGCCGGATATGCTGTGGCAAGCGTTGGACATCTACCGCGAACAGTTCAAGCCTTCGGCTTCGTTGGAAAAACCCTACGCCATGGTCTGCATCAACGTAATTGCCGCCGACAGCGATCGCAACGCCCGCTATCTGTTCACCTCAATGCAGCAGCAGTTTACCAATCTGCGCCGCGGCCGACCGGGTCCGTTGCCGGCGCCGGTGGAAGATATCGAAGCGTTATGGTCGGCGGGAGAACAGTATGGCGTCGAACAGGCGCTGCGCATGTCGGTGGTGGGCGGCCGGGAAAAGGTCCGCGCCGGTCTGCAGGCAATATTGACCGAAACCGGGGCCGATGAGCTGATGATTAACGGACAGATTTTTGATCACCAGGCCCGGCTGCGCTCATTTGAAATCGCCATGAGCGTTAGGTCGGAGCTAACGGTGTAA